Proteins from a genomic interval of Enterococcus faecium:
- the rsmB gene encoding 16S rRNA (cytosine(967)-C(5))-methyltransferase RsmB, with protein MKKIPKKMKKSVRYMALLTLERVNKGGAYSNLLLNEMIKQSELNQKDVGLFTELIYGTISHQRLLEFYVAPLIAKAKKVDDWVKTLLYLSVYQLEFLDKVPAHAILNEAVEIAKVKGNPGTGKFVNGVLRNYQRQGAPDLQGIADPIERLSVKISLPLWMTKRLVDQIGYEETEKLGLSLYQPSHASARVDTRRLSRDQAITVLQEEEITAEKSQVSPYGIVAKKGHLASSSLFHDGVMTIQDESSMLVAPSMQIEPEHHVLDACAAPGGKTTHIASFLDPSCGGEVVALDVHEHKVKLIEDNAARLGVSSAVYAQKMDAREVSKQFEAEQFDRILVDAPCSGLGLLRRKPDIRYKKQPDELANLPKIQLEILESCAPTLKSSGILTYSTCTILKEENQDVVSAFLERHPDFERIDVLTNPMLQSSIEEKMLTLYPHQFYTDGFFICCLRKK; from the coding sequence ATGAAAAAAATCCCTAAAAAAATGAAAAAATCAGTACGATATATGGCATTACTGACATTAGAGCGAGTGAACAAGGGTGGCGCCTACTCGAATCTTTTGTTGAATGAGATGATCAAACAAAGCGAGCTAAATCAAAAAGATGTGGGTTTATTTACAGAATTGATCTATGGTACGATTAGCCATCAGCGACTATTGGAATTTTACGTTGCACCATTGATCGCTAAAGCAAAAAAAGTGGATGACTGGGTCAAGACGCTTCTTTATCTTTCTGTATACCAATTAGAATTTTTAGATAAAGTCCCTGCACATGCTATTTTAAACGAGGCGGTCGAAATCGCAAAAGTAAAAGGAAATCCTGGGACAGGGAAATTTGTAAATGGTGTCTTGAGGAATTATCAGCGTCAAGGAGCACCAGATCTGCAAGGCATTGCTGATCCTATCGAAAGACTTTCTGTCAAAATCAGCCTGCCTCTATGGATGACGAAACGACTGGTGGATCAAATCGGATACGAAGAAACTGAAAAGCTCGGTTTATCGCTATATCAGCCTAGCCATGCTAGTGCCCGAGTAGATACACGCCGACTTTCCAGAGATCAGGCCATCACTGTTTTGCAAGAAGAAGAGATCACAGCTGAAAAAAGCCAAGTCAGTCCATACGGTATAGTAGCGAAAAAAGGGCATTTAGCTTCTAGCTCATTGTTCCACGATGGCGTCATGACGATCCAAGATGAAAGTTCGATGCTTGTAGCGCCGTCTATGCAAATCGAGCCTGAACATCATGTCTTAGATGCCTGTGCAGCACCCGGAGGTAAGACGACGCATATTGCTTCTTTTTTAGATCCGTCATGCGGTGGAGAAGTGGTCGCTTTAGATGTACACGAACACAAAGTCAAACTCATTGAAGATAATGCAGCACGTCTAGGTGTCTCTTCTGCTGTCTACGCTCAAAAGATGGATGCTAGAGAAGTCAGTAAACAGTTCGAAGCAGAGCAGTTTGATCGGATTTTAGTAGACGCGCCTTGTTCAGGTCTTGGGCTGCTTCGGCGAAAACCAGATATTCGTTATAAAAAACAGCCGGATGAATTAGCGAATTTACCAAAAATCCAATTGGAAATTTTAGAAAGCTGCGCACCAACTTTAAAGTCTTCCGGTATTCTGACTTATAGCACTTGTACGATCTTAAAAGAAGAAAACCAAGACGTTGTTTCTGCTTTCTTGGAAAGACACCCTGATTTTGAGAGGATTGATGTTTTGACCAATCCTATGCTACAATCATCAATCGAAGAGAAAATGTTGACTTTGTATCCGCATCAGTTTTACACAGATGGATTTTTCATTTGTTGTTTGCGCAAAAAGTAA
- the def gene encoding peptide deformylase, translating to MRYPILIHPNDKLKRTAQPIDVITDETIALLDNLYETMIANDGIGIAAPQVGQNKRIAVIEVDEGEKFELINPEIIEAKGESLDVEGCLSIPHVYGTVKRADEVTVRYYDRDGEEIEVTAFGYLARAFQHEIDHLDGILFIEKMIQQIPEEELEEYMEEHLDD from the coding sequence ATGCGCTATCCTATATTGATCCACCCTAATGATAAATTAAAAAGAACTGCTCAGCCAATCGATGTAATCACGGACGAGACAATCGCTTTATTAGACAATTTATATGAGACAATGATTGCGAATGACGGAATAGGGATCGCTGCTCCTCAAGTAGGACAAAACAAGAGAATTGCTGTGATCGAAGTAGATGAAGGCGAGAAATTTGAACTGATTAACCCAGAAATCATCGAAGCAAAAGGTGAAAGCCTTGACGTAGAAGGTTGTCTCAGTATTCCGCATGTCTATGGAACGGTCAAGCGAGCAGATGAAGTGACCGTGCGTTATTATGATCGAGACGGAGAAGAGATAGAAGTGACGGCTTTTGGCTATTTAGCCCGTGCCTTCCAGCATGAAATCGATCACTTAGACGGTATCTTGTTCATTGAGAAAATGATACAGCAGATCCCGGAAGAAGAACTTGAAGAATATATGGAGGAACATCTTGATGACTAA
- the priA gene encoding primosomal protein N' — protein sequence MTLTAEVIVDVPTMQTDQPFTYLVPSEMETALQVGMRVEVPFGNGNRHVQGFVMAIQKSEESANPSLKAVIRLLDLAPVVNEELLSLADYMKKITYAFKITCLQTMLPSVMKAEYDKLIYPLADTPEVQVLFDQREVISWKEAEEEGSLSQLIRWRQEQLVDIKYEVHTRNKVKTIRLVRSLLTEKQIEEEWAKLRQNAKKQKELLLCLSELSQEEPIAYFKNKGISTAVLNQGKEKGWLEFIESERYRDPYKDRVFDQTTALELNAEQKNAVEQIITAGQQQKDQVFLLEGITGSGKTEVYLQAIADVLSENKTAIMLVPEIALTPQMVERFKGRFGESVAVLHSGLSQGEKYDEWRKIEREEAQVVVGARSAIFAPLKNIGLIIIDEEHESSYKQDETPRYHARDLAIWRSKYHHCPIVLGSATPSLESRARAQKGVYQLLQLNHRAKAAAQLPAIEIVDMREEFQNHRTSTFSANLQEKIQNRLDKKEQTVLLLNRRGYSSFVMCRDCGFVLPCPNCDISLTLHMDTRSMRCHYCGHEEPIPNRCPNCGGNKIRYYGTGTQKVEEELRELYPQARILRMDVDTTRRKGAHEQILQKFGAKEADILLGTQMIAKGLDFPEVTLVGVLNADTSLNLPDFRSSEHTFQLLTQVSGRAGRAEKAGEVVIQTFNPQHYAIELAKKQNYEQFYQQEMHVRHRGGYPPYYFTVKITASHPEEQVAAKKIFQIANQLKEVLSPQSLLLGPTPSMILRVKNRYYYQLIIKYKHEPNLPHVLDEILNGSQKEQRQGLFVAIDNEPLNFI from the coding sequence ATGACATTAACAGCTGAAGTCATTGTGGACGTACCTACTATGCAGACCGATCAGCCATTCACTTATTTGGTTCCCTCTGAAATGGAAACAGCTTTGCAAGTCGGGATGCGAGTAGAAGTCCCTTTTGGTAATGGCAATCGTCATGTCCAAGGATTTGTTATGGCTATCCAAAAATCAGAAGAATCAGCTAATCCATCTTTGAAGGCAGTTATTCGTTTGCTAGACCTTGCTCCGGTGGTCAATGAAGAATTACTTTCATTAGCTGATTATATGAAAAAAATTACTTACGCATTCAAAATCACTTGTCTACAAACGATGCTTCCGAGTGTGATGAAAGCAGAATATGATAAATTGATCTATCCTTTGGCAGACACACCAGAAGTTCAGGTATTGTTTGATCAGCGAGAAGTGATTTCCTGGAAGGAAGCAGAAGAAGAAGGCAGCCTTTCTCAATTGATTCGCTGGCGCCAAGAGCAATTAGTAGATATCAAATATGAAGTCCATACACGAAATAAAGTAAAAACGATTCGTTTGGTCCGTTCTTTGTTAACTGAAAAGCAAATCGAAGAAGAATGGGCAAAATTACGGCAAAATGCCAAGAAACAAAAAGAACTTCTTTTGTGTTTATCTGAACTGAGCCAAGAAGAACCAATTGCTTATTTCAAAAATAAAGGAATCAGTACTGCTGTCTTGAATCAAGGAAAAGAAAAGGGCTGGCTGGAGTTTATAGAATCAGAACGTTATCGCGACCCTTATAAAGACCGAGTATTTGACCAAACGACGGCATTGGAACTGAATGCAGAACAAAAAAATGCTGTCGAACAAATCATCACAGCAGGTCAGCAGCAAAAAGATCAGGTCTTTTTGCTGGAGGGAATCACTGGCAGCGGGAAAACAGAAGTATATCTTCAGGCAATCGCTGATGTTTTGTCAGAAAATAAAACGGCTATTATGTTAGTGCCTGAAATCGCATTGACTCCGCAAATGGTCGAGCGATTCAAAGGACGCTTCGGAGAATCAGTTGCGGTCTTACATAGCGGACTTTCCCAAGGTGAAAAATATGATGAATGGCGCAAGATTGAGCGGGAAGAAGCGCAAGTAGTAGTAGGCGCACGATCTGCTATTTTTGCCCCGCTGAAAAATATCGGGCTGATCATTATCGATGAAGAACATGAATCAAGTTACAAACAAGATGAGACACCGCGTTATCATGCGAGAGATCTAGCAATTTGGCGCAGTAAATATCATCATTGCCCAATAGTTCTAGGAAGCGCGACGCCCTCTTTAGAATCAAGAGCACGAGCTCAAAAAGGCGTTTATCAGTTATTGCAGTTAAACCACCGAGCCAAAGCAGCTGCACAGCTTCCAGCTATTGAGATCGTAGATATGCGTGAAGAGTTTCAGAATCATCGGACCTCTACTTTTTCTGCTAATTTGCAGGAAAAAATACAAAATCGATTAGACAAAAAAGAACAAACTGTCCTACTGCTCAATCGTCGAGGATATTCGTCTTTTGTGATGTGTAGGGACTGTGGATTTGTTCTTCCATGTCCTAATTGCGATATCTCTCTTACACTGCATATGGATACACGTTCAATGCGCTGCCATTATTGCGGACATGAAGAACCTATTCCCAATCGCTGTCCTAATTGTGGCGGCAATAAAATCCGCTACTATGGAACAGGTACTCAAAAAGTAGAAGAGGAACTCCGAGAACTTTATCCGCAAGCTAGGATTTTGCGTATGGATGTAGATACCACTCGAAGAAAAGGGGCACACGAACAGATTTTACAAAAATTCGGTGCAAAAGAAGCAGATATATTATTAGGGACACAAATGATTGCTAAAGGTTTGGACTTTCCAGAAGTGACATTAGTTGGGGTGTTGAATGCTGATACCTCCCTGAATTTACCGGATTTTCGTTCTAGTGAGCATACATTCCAATTGCTTACCCAAGTTTCAGGACGAGCAGGGCGAGCGGAAAAAGCAGGCGAAGTCGTGATCCAAACATTCAATCCTCAACATTACGCCATAGAATTGGCTAAAAAACAAAATTATGAGCAGTTTTATCAGCAGGAAATGCATGTACGGCATCGTGGAGGCTATCCTCCTTATTACTTTACTGTGAAAATAACCGCCAGCCATCCTGAAGAACAAGTAGCGGCAAAGAAAATCTTTCAGATTGCCAATCAGCTAAAAGAAGTGTTAAGCCCTCAAAGCTTGCTATTAGGGCCAACGCCCAGCATGATTTTGAGAGTGAAAAACCGATATTATTATCAACTAATCATCAAATATAAACATGAACCGAATCTTCCTCATGTTTTGGATGAAATTTTGAATGGAAGCCAGAAAGAACAGCGACAAGGTCTTTTTGTGGCAATTGACAACGAACCATTAAACTTTATTTAA
- the fmt gene encoding methionyl-tRNA formyltransferase, protein MTKLVFMGTPAFSVPILEGLIESGYEIQAVVTQPDRPVGRKRVITPTPVKKAALKHGIRVLQPEKISGSPEMEEIIELVPDVIVTAAFGQFLPEKLLQVPKLGAINVHASLLPKYRGGAPVHYAIMNGEKETGVTIMEMIKKMDAGGIYAQESIPITKQDDVGTMFEKLSLLGRKLLLETLPNILDGQKPVPQDESEATFSPNITREQEAIDWHKTAEEIDNQVRGMRPWPIAFTTYEGIRWKLLSVEVLAETTDKAPGTIIRKDKKNLWIACGKQTVLAINELQPAGKGKQAVHDFLNGSGQQVQIGQQVK, encoded by the coding sequence ATGACTAAGCTAGTATTTATGGGCACACCTGCTTTTTCTGTGCCGATTCTTGAAGGGCTGATAGAATCAGGTTACGAGATCCAGGCAGTGGTAACACAGCCCGACCGTCCAGTTGGGCGGAAACGAGTAATTACGCCGACACCGGTAAAAAAAGCGGCTCTGAAGCACGGTATCCGTGTGCTGCAGCCAGAGAAAATCTCCGGTTCGCCAGAAATGGAAGAAATCATTGAATTGGTGCCTGATGTGATCGTCACTGCGGCATTTGGCCAATTCTTGCCTGAAAAGTTATTGCAAGTACCAAAATTAGGGGCAATCAATGTCCATGCTTCTTTACTTCCTAAATATCGGGGAGGTGCGCCTGTTCATTATGCCATCATGAATGGGGAGAAAGAAACTGGTGTAACGATCATGGAAATGATCAAAAAAATGGATGCAGGCGGAATCTATGCGCAAGAAAGCATACCAATCACTAAACAAGATGATGTAGGGACGATGTTTGAAAAGCTTAGCCTTTTAGGAAGAAAGCTATTGCTAGAAACATTGCCCAATATTTTGGATGGACAAAAACCAGTACCTCAAGACGAGTCAGAAGCAACTTTTTCGCCAAACATCACACGGGAACAAGAAGCAATCGATTGGCATAAAACTGCAGAAGAAATTGACAACCAAGTACGCGGAATGCGTCCTTGGCCAATTGCATTCACGACCTATGAGGGCATACGCTGGAAATTATTATCGGTTGAAGTATTGGCAGAAACTACAGACAAAGCACCTGGTACGATCATCCGGAAAGACAAAAAAAATCTATGGATTGCTTGCGGTAAACAGACCGTCTTAGCCATCAATGAATTACAGCCAGCTGGTAAAGGAAAACAGGCCGTACATGATTTCCTTAACGGAAGCGGTCAGCAAGTTCAGATTGGTCAGCAGGTGAAATAA
- the rpoZ gene encoding DNA-directed RNA polymerase subunit omega, translating to MMLKPSIDSLLDRVNSKYSLVILASKRAHELDASAQPTLDSFDSVKSVGQALEEIDAGNVVNDPHPELKRERLKMEEEERQAQKEREQHELESRIREEQKM from the coding sequence ATGATGTTAAAACCTTCAATTGACTCACTATTAGATCGTGTAAATTCAAAATATTCTCTAGTGATTTTAGCAAGTAAACGCGCGCATGAATTGGATGCAAGTGCACAGCCTACTCTAGATTCTTTTGATTCAGTAAAAAGCGTCGGTCAAGCTTTAGAAGAAATCGATGCAGGAAATGTAGTCAATGATCCACATCCTGAATTAAAACGTGAACGTTTGAAGATGGAAGAAGAGGAACGTCAAGCACAAAAAGAGCGTGAACAACACGAATTGGAATCACGTATCCGTGAAGAGCAAAAAATGTAA
- a CDS encoding YicC/YloC family endoribonuclease yields the protein MKSMTGFGKAIRETKAYQLDIEIKSVNQRFLDVQIRSPKILNFVENDFRQLIKQQLSRGRIEVFVNLAYIGKNEKQIVINWELIDSLITQLTDGIQQRYGSQNQVSISRMAERFVLDENFVTVEEKPEESMEELAQLALDTLKSALDSIEASREKEGQALALVLKKNTEEFKEVLKKLDSFVEIYEKEFQIRYQKKLEEFLGAKVDEQRLLTELAILLERGDIHEELDRLAIHVQKLDELIEAQCPVGRELDFLIQEMNREINTIGSKSNAIEIKNQVVQSKTILEKIREQVQNIE from the coding sequence ATAAAAAGTGTCAACCAGCGTTTTCTAGATGTTCAAATACGAAGTCCTAAAATCCTGAACTTTGTTGAAAACGATTTTCGTCAGCTTATTAAACAGCAGTTAAGCCGCGGTCGAATCGAAGTATTTGTGAATCTAGCTTATATTGGCAAAAACGAAAAACAGATCGTCATCAACTGGGAATTGATTGATTCACTTATCACTCAATTGACAGACGGAATTCAACAACGATACGGTAGTCAAAATCAAGTGTCAATTAGTCGGATGGCGGAACGCTTCGTGCTGGACGAAAACTTCGTAACGGTAGAAGAAAAACCGGAAGAGAGCATGGAAGAATTGGCACAGTTAGCTCTAGATACATTGAAAAGCGCACTTGATTCTATTGAGGCGAGTCGAGAAAAAGAAGGTCAAGCTTTAGCTTTAGTGTTGAAAAAGAATACTGAAGAATTCAAAGAAGTACTAAAAAAACTCGATAGTTTTGTAGAAATCTATGAAAAGGAATTTCAAATAAGGTATCAAAAAAAGCTGGAGGAATTTCTTGGAGCGAAAGTCGATGAGCAACGGTTGTTGACGGAGCTAGCCATCTTGTTGGAACGCGGAGATATTCACGAGGAACTGGATCGTCTGGCGATCCATGTACAAAAACTAGATGAACTTATCGAAGCACAATGTCCTGTAGGTCGGGAATTAGATTTCCTGATCCAAGAAATGAATCGGGAAATCAACACGATCGGTTCCAAATCAAATGCAATCGAAATTAAAAATCAAGTCGTCCAGTCTAAGACGATCTTAGAAAAAATCAGAGAACAAGTACAAAATATTGAATGA
- a CDS encoding Stp1/IreP family PP2C-type Ser/Thr phosphatase, which translates to MQIEYQSDVGRRRNTNQDYASVFTSRSGLKLAVLADGMGGHRAGDIASQMAVTNLGEAWEKQEAVDDEKIAQWFIQSIQEENMLIYQRGQEQPEYNGMGTTIVAAALSDDWFTIANVGDSRAYLIREDKIMQLTEDHSLVNELVKSGEISEEMAVNHPRKNILTRSVGMPGTVEVDVSTHLWQLKDRLLLCSDGLTNMLSEEEIGTIINQEGPLSHKVTELIDRANEAGGADNITVLLIEYKEDSV; encoded by the coding sequence ATGCAGATTGAATATCAATCAGATGTAGGAAGACGACGTAACACAAATCAAGACTATGCCAGTGTATTTACCAGCCGTTCAGGTCTCAAGCTTGCTGTATTAGCAGACGGGATGGGTGGTCATCGTGCCGGAGACATTGCCAGTCAGATGGCGGTAACGAATCTAGGCGAAGCTTGGGAAAAACAAGAAGCTGTTGACGATGAAAAAATCGCCCAATGGTTCATTCAATCGATTCAAGAAGAAAATATGCTGATTTATCAGCGTGGACAAGAACAGCCGGAATATAACGGTATGGGAACAACAATCGTAGCGGCCGCTCTGTCAGATGACTGGTTCACGATTGCCAATGTTGGGGATAGCAGAGCTTATTTGATTCGTGAAGATAAAATCATGCAATTGACGGAGGATCATTCTTTAGTCAATGAACTAGTCAAATCAGGAGAAATCAGCGAAGAAATGGCAGTGAACCATCCAAGGAAAAATATTTTAACACGTTCTGTCGGCATGCCTGGAACAGTCGAAGTAGATGTTTCTACTCATCTTTGGCAACTAAAAGATCGACTGCTGTTATGTTCAGATGGCTTGACGAACATGCTGTCTGAAGAAGAAATAGGAACGATCATCAATCAAGAAGGCCCATTGTCTCATAAAGTAACTGAGCTGATTGATCGTGCCAATGAAGCAGGCGGAGCGGATAATATCACCGTTCTTCTTATCGAATATAAGGAGGACAGTGTATGA
- the gmk gene encoding guanylate kinase, protein MSERGLLIVLSGPSGVGKGTVRKAIFESEDNDFQYSISMTTRKMREGEVEGVDYFFRSKEEFESMIEAGEMLEYAEYVGNYYGTPLSYVNKTLDEGKDVFLEIEVQGAKQVKEKVPDGVFIFLTPPDLAELKSRIVGRGTDADEVIEKRMKVAKEEIEMMALYDYAVVNDEVPLAVERIKNIIASEHFRVDRVIGKYIKMLKEM, encoded by the coding sequence ATGTCAGAGCGTGGATTATTAATCGTGTTGTCTGGTCCATCCGGTGTAGGAAAAGGCACAGTACGAAAAGCAATTTTTGAGAGTGAGGATAATGATTTTCAGTATTCGATCTCAATGACTACCCGTAAAATGCGTGAAGGGGAGGTCGAAGGCGTTGATTATTTCTTCCGAAGCAAAGAAGAGTTTGAATCAATGATCGAAGCTGGAGAGATGCTGGAATACGCAGAATATGTCGGGAATTATTATGGAACTCCTTTGTCATATGTCAACAAGACATTGGATGAAGGAAAAGATGTTTTCTTGGAGATTGAAGTCCAAGGAGCAAAACAAGTCAAAGAAAAAGTGCCCGATGGTGTATTCATCTTTTTGACTCCGCCAGATTTAGCGGAATTAAAATCACGGATCGTAGGCCGAGGAACAGATGCAGATGAAGTAATCGAAAAACGAATGAAAGTTGCAAAAGAAGAAATCGAAATGATGGCTCTTTACGACTATGCTGTTGTAAATGATGAAGTGCCGCTAGCAGTTGAACGAATCAAAAACATTATTGCCAGTGAACATTTTCGAGTAGATCGCGTAATCGGTAAATATATTAAAATGTTAAAGGAGATGTAG